In Pseudomonadota bacterium, one genomic interval encodes:
- a CDS encoding YfiR family protein — translation MLTPHATASRIRRDGLILLLTLLTLGSTRANDTPQFENSLKAALVYKIMAYVTWPDSAFSSDVDARFNVCGYGENPLEGALTSLAARQAAGPQIALYKLNGEKPAAQLCHLLFVGDVEDFESALELTRDQPTLTISDAEAFAAGGGMIEIRKTRNSFGFLINRDAALDANLMIAAPLLELSTVVGGNR, via the coding sequence ATGTTGACCCCTCACGCCACCGCCTCCAGGATCAGACGAGACGGTCTTATCCTTCTGCTGACGCTGCTGACGCTCGGGTCCACCCGCGCCAATGACACGCCACAGTTCGAAAATAGCCTGAAGGCGGCGCTGGTCTACAAGATCATGGCATACGTGACCTGGCCGGACTCGGCTTTCTCGTCAGACGTCGACGCCCGTTTCAACGTCTGCGGCTACGGCGAAAACCCGCTTGAGGGCGCTTTGACGTCGCTGGCAGCGCGGCAGGCGGCAGGCCCGCAAATTGCGCTTTACAAACTGAACGGCGAAAAACCCGCAGCGCAACTCTGCCACCTCCTGTTTGTCGGCGACGTGGAGGACTTTGAGTCCGCGCTCGAGCTTACCCGCGACCAGCCAACGCTGACGATTAGCGATGCCGAAGCGTTTGCCGCCGGCGGCGGCATGATTGAGATCCGCAAGACGCGGAACAGTTTTGGGTTTCTCATCAATCGTGATGCGGCGCTGGATGCCAACCTCATGATCGCGGCACCGCTTCTGGAGCTGTCGACGGTGGTGGGAGGCAACCGGTGA
- a CDS encoding efflux RND transporter periplasmic adaptor subunit, whose amino-acid sequence MLVAAAALCLLAGCSDPDIDATTAADRRERSVPVRLEPVQFQPRRTRLDVVGTSRAARSVDIYPEAAGAVETLDFAPGERVSAGQLLVQLEQRDEQLAVELARVTLKDATRLLERYQGAQDSGAVLPTTFDAAQTAVTAAEIALERAEVALRRRVIRAPFAGVVSLTDVESGDRVNPDTLVTTLDDRSTLLVRFDVPEQLVGQLATGDPVKVRTFNGASELTARVVELGSRVNEVTRSLSVQARLDNSADLLRPGMSFSVAVESAEGRYARIPEVALRWGAEGAYVWRDSGGLAERVEAQVIQREEGWVLVDAPLRGTDQIIVEGVQRVREGSKLAGPGSGAPAS is encoded by the coding sequence TTGCTGGTTGCCGCAGCTGCGCTATGCCTGCTTGCGGGATGTTCGGATCCGGACATCGATGCAACAACCGCCGCCGATCGGCGCGAACGCAGTGTCCCAGTCCGCCTGGAGCCGGTGCAGTTTCAGCCGCGACGAACGCGCCTGGATGTGGTCGGGACGTCGCGGGCCGCTCGCTCGGTCGACATCTACCCGGAAGCGGCGGGTGCGGTCGAGACCCTGGACTTCGCGCCCGGAGAGCGCGTCAGCGCAGGCCAGCTGCTTGTGCAGCTCGAGCAGCGCGATGAACAGCTGGCCGTCGAACTGGCCCGGGTAACGCTTAAAGATGCGACAAGGCTGCTCGAGCGTTACCAGGGTGCCCAGGATTCGGGGGCGGTGCTACCGACCACCTTCGACGCCGCACAAACCGCGGTCACCGCAGCAGAGATTGCGCTCGAACGAGCGGAAGTTGCGCTGCGGCGCCGTGTCATTCGCGCCCCATTTGCCGGCGTGGTCAGCTTGACGGACGTCGAGTCTGGCGACCGGGTCAATCCAGATACCCTGGTCACCACACTCGATGATCGAAGCACGCTGCTGGTTCGCTTCGACGTACCCGAACAGCTGGTCGGTCAGCTTGCCACCGGCGATCCGGTGAAGGTTCGCACATTCAACGGCGCGTCGGAGCTCACGGCCAGAGTGGTGGAGCTAGGGAGCCGGGTCAACGAGGTCACGCGATCGCTCAGCGTCCAGGCCAGGCTCGACAACAGCGCTGATCTGCTGCGTCCCGGCATGAGTTTTAGTGTGGCGGTCGAGTCCGCTGAGGGACGCTACGCGCGAATCCCGGAGGTCGCGCTTCGGTGGGGTGCGGAAGGTGCCTACGTCTGGCGCGACAGCGGGGGGCTGGCTGAGCGCGTCGAAGCGCAGGTCATTCAGCGCGAAGAAGGCTGGGTGTTGGTTGATGCACCGCTCCGCGGTACCGATCAGATCATCGTTGAAGGGGTACAGCGGGTACGAGAGGGTAGCAAGCTCGCTGGCCCCGGTTCCGGCGCACCGGCCAGCTGA
- the paaN gene encoding phenylacetic acid degradation protein PaaN: MTTPYFDQHQHTLAAAIAACDSREYWSPFVESPSARLHPDGAPEAGKAAFEAMLGQPFELDQPGETGRTGAEISPYTQQPLGISYPECDVEALYAAAQTAMKAWKKVPWQERAGLCLEMAFALEKQAFVNAHATMHTAGQSFLMAFSGSGANALDRGVEAVAYAAKALQEVRPTARWSKPFGRAGEVTLNKTYRTVPRGVAAVVCCATFPLWNAYPALFANLVTANPAILKPHPNGILPVAMAVRVCREVLALAGHDPNLVLMAADTAADPITIELLEHPACAIVDYTGSQRFGHWIEENCRHAQVFTETAGCNGVVVESTDNLDGLISGLANGFCGFSAQMCTSPQNVHVPATGIESDQGHLTFEDFSQRLIAAIRSRTEDPLHASRLCAAIQADQSLTVLESVAAGVQQAGGAIGLPSRPYVHPDFPDARTATPLVCLVTPAQRALYQEEHFAPVAFLVKEPDAESALTHAADNAQRFGAISSYAYSVNPAFLAQAQEAFADAGASLWCNMTAPMPINFAAAYSDYHVTGLNPAGNACLTDLAFVADRFRIIQFREPVDPAAA; the protein is encoded by the coding sequence GTGACCACACCGTATTTCGACCAACACCAACACACGCTGGCCGCAGCGATTGCGGCCTGTGACAGTCGGGAATACTGGAGCCCCTTTGTCGAATCGCCCAGCGCGCGTCTGCATCCTGACGGTGCACCGGAGGCCGGAAAAGCCGCCTTTGAGGCCATGCTGGGCCAACCTTTTGAGCTCGACCAGCCCGGAGAGACCGGGCGCACCGGCGCCGAAATCTCTCCGTATACGCAGCAGCCTCTCGGGATCAGCTATCCAGAGTGCGACGTAGAAGCACTTTACGCTGCGGCCCAGACAGCGATGAAGGCCTGGAAGAAAGTGCCCTGGCAGGAACGAGCCGGCCTTTGTCTGGAGATGGCTTTCGCGCTCGAGAAACAGGCGTTTGTCAACGCTCACGCCACGATGCACACAGCGGGGCAAAGTTTTCTTATGGCGTTTTCCGGCAGCGGCGCCAACGCGCTGGATCGTGGCGTCGAGGCCGTTGCTTACGCGGCCAAGGCCCTGCAGGAAGTCAGGCCAACCGCGCGCTGGAGCAAACCGTTCGGTCGGGCCGGTGAGGTCACCCTAAACAAAACCTATCGAACCGTGCCGCGTGGCGTGGCTGCTGTCGTCTGCTGCGCAACCTTCCCGTTGTGGAACGCCTATCCCGCGCTGTTCGCGAACCTTGTGACGGCGAATCCTGCGATCCTCAAACCGCACCCCAACGGCATTCTGCCTGTCGCGATGGCGGTGAGGGTGTGTCGCGAGGTGCTGGCACTAGCTGGTCATGATCCGAACCTGGTGCTGATGGCGGCCGACACCGCCGCCGATCCGATCACGATTGAACTCTTGGAGCACCCCGCTTGCGCTATCGTCGACTACACGGGTTCGCAGCGCTTCGGGCACTGGATTGAAGAAAACTGCCGGCATGCGCAGGTTTTCACCGAAACCGCGGGCTGCAACGGCGTCGTCGTTGAGTCCACCGACAACCTGGATGGGCTGATCAGCGGCCTGGCCAACGGGTTCTGCGGGTTTTCGGCCCAGATGTGCACCAGCCCGCAGAACGTCCATGTGCCGGCGACCGGAATCGAAAGCGACCAGGGGCACCTGACGTTTGAGGACTTCAGTCAGCGGCTGATCGCAGCGATTCGGTCGCGTACCGAAGACCCGCTTCACGCCTCCCGGCTGTGCGCTGCAATCCAGGCGGACCAGTCCCTGACCGTGCTGGAATCGGTGGCGGCGGGCGTACAGCAGGCTGGAGGAGCGATCGGACTGCCGAGCCGTCCGTACGTTCACCCCGACTTTCCCGATGCCCGCACCGCAACGCCGCTGGTCTGTCTCGTGACGCCGGCGCAGCGAGCGCTGTATCAGGAGGAGCACTTCGCGCCGGTGGCGTTTCTCGTTAAGGAGCCGGACGCCGAATCAGCGCTCACACACGCGGCAGACAACGCGCAGCGGTTCGGTGCCATCAGCTCTTATGCGTACAGCGTCAATCCGGCGTTTCTCGCGCAGGCACAGGAGGCGTTTGCAGACGCGGGCGCGTCGCTCTGGTGCAACATGACCGCGCCGATGCCCATCAACTTTGCCGCCGCCTACAGCGATTACCACGTAACGGGGCTGAACCCGGCGGGGAACGCTTGCCTGACCGATCTAGCGTTTGTGGCTGACCGCTTTCGAATCATCCAGTTTCGCGAGCCGGTAGATCCGGCGGCGGCATGA
- a CDS encoding nitronate monooxygenase: MREVIERLTVPAIAAPMFLVSGPELVQATCQAGVIGAFPFPNARTIDTLDEWLGRLSHALSRQPNAAPFAANLTTHRSYDRLEAEIDLIKRHQPPIVITALGSPEPVIDTVHSYGGTVIADVNSVALARKAVAKGADGLALVSAGAGGHTGFLTGFSFVGEVRRFFDGLVVLAGGIGTGQAIRAAQALGADLCYMGTRFIVAQESLASDEYRDMVVAATAEDLVLSDKLTGAPAYYLRASLEKMGMDPNNPGQRSGMDLSDSQGQIKAWKHVWSAGHGVGSIHRRQSAAEIVTELRQQYDEARAVP, encoded by the coding sequence ATGAGGGAGGTGATTGAGCGTCTGACGGTGCCGGCGATAGCGGCGCCGATGTTTCTGGTCTCTGGACCTGAGCTGGTTCAGGCGACCTGCCAGGCCGGTGTGATCGGGGCGTTTCCGTTTCCCAACGCCCGCACCATCGATACGCTTGACGAGTGGCTGGGTCGTCTCAGCCACGCGCTTTCCCGCCAGCCGAATGCCGCACCTTTTGCGGCAAACCTGACCACCCATCGCTCCTACGACCGGCTGGAAGCTGAAATCGATCTGATCAAACGACATCAGCCGCCGATTGTCATTACCGCGCTAGGCAGTCCGGAGCCGGTGATCGATACGGTTCATAGCTACGGCGGAACGGTGATTGCTGACGTCAACTCGGTAGCGCTGGCCCGCAAGGCCGTCGCCAAAGGTGCCGACGGCCTGGCGCTGGTGTCGGCCGGCGCCGGGGGGCATACCGGGTTTCTGACCGGGTTTTCTTTTGTCGGCGAGGTTCGGCGGTTTTTCGACGGGCTGGTTGTGCTGGCGGGAGGCATTGGCACCGGCCAGGCGATCCGGGCCGCTCAGGCGCTCGGAGCTGACCTCTGCTACATGGGGACTCGATTTATCGTGGCTCAAGAGAGTCTGGCCAGCGACGAATATCGTGACATGGTGGTCGCCGCGACCGCGGAGGACCTGGTGCTCAGCGATAAGCTCACCGGCGCGCCCGCCTACTATCTGCGCGCTAGCCTCGAAAAGATGGGCATGGATCCGAACAATCCGGGGCAGCGGTCTGGCATGGACCTGTCAGACTCTCAGGGCCAGATCAAAGCCTGGAAGCACGTCTGGTCGGCAGGCCACGGGGTAGGTTCGATTCACCGGCGTCAGTCGGCCGCGGAGATTGTGACCGAGCTGCGGCAACAGTATGACGAAGCTCGCGCCGTCCCCTGA
- a CDS encoding carotenoid oxygenase family protein: protein MASQPALDLNSYNPYLHGPYRPVERELDISELPVTGELPTDFAGAYFRNGPNPLTMPSGMHHWFDGDGMVHGVYLEDGQARYVNRYVVSADFEADRTGHLEKGGIMYPATSDGTPTTYKDTANTDILVHNGELMALWYVSGQPVRLNARTLDTIRTETFAGKLPKNVSAHSKVDPATGEFLFFDYQLFEPRYSFGVVSSDNRLTHFTDIELPGPRLPHDMAITENYAVLMDLPVVLTDKALKAKRWNIHFDPKLNTRFGVLPRNGSGSKIRWFEFDSCYIYHVINAWEEGDEVVMTACRFLDNGRPLDNRFGPYAGMVDVLALRAHVYMWRMNMKTGETREIQLDDTVSEFPVINLGHTGKASRYSYLATIPDTSTQIFDGVMKFDFETKTSETYRFPLNCYGSEPAFAPRKNAGTEDDGYVVSIVTNTVDDTSALLVLDAKDMAAGPVAQVHLPQRVPLGFHGTWANSHEMAVS, encoded by the coding sequence ATGGCCAGTCAGCCCGCCTTGGACCTGAACAGCTACAACCCTTACCTCCACGGACCCTACCGCCCCGTTGAGCGCGAGCTTGATATCAGCGAACTCCCCGTGACCGGGGAGCTCCCGACAGATTTTGCGGGCGCTTACTTCCGCAACGGGCCCAATCCCCTCACCATGCCCAGCGGCATGCATCACTGGTTCGATGGTGACGGAATGGTGCACGGTGTTTATCTGGAGGACGGACAGGCCCGCTACGTCAATCGCTACGTGGTGAGCGCGGACTTTGAAGCCGATCGGACTGGCCACCTGGAAAAAGGCGGGATCATGTACCCGGCCACGTCCGACGGGACACCGACTACCTACAAGGACACGGCCAACACCGACATCCTCGTTCACAACGGCGAACTGATGGCGCTCTGGTACGTGAGCGGTCAGCCGGTGCGCCTGAACGCCCGCACCCTGGACACCATCCGCACCGAAACCTTCGCCGGCAAACTACCAAAAAACGTGTCGGCCCACTCGAAGGTGGACCCCGCCACGGGCGAGTTTTTGTTTTTCGACTACCAGCTTTTTGAACCCCGCTACAGCTTTGGCGTGGTCTCGAGCGACAACCGGCTGACCCACTTCACGGATATCGAGCTGCCCGGCCCCCGCCTGCCCCACGACATGGCGATCACCGAGAACTACGCGGTGCTGATGGATCTGCCGGTGGTCCTTACCGACAAGGCCCTGAAAGCCAAACGATGGAACATTCATTTTGATCCGAAGCTCAACACCCGCTTCGGCGTGCTGCCGCGAAACGGCAGCGGCAGCAAAATTCGTTGGTTTGAGTTCGACTCCTGCTACATCTACCACGTGATCAACGCCTGGGAAGAAGGCGACGAGGTGGTCATGACCGCCTGCCGGTTTCTCGACAACGGTCGGCCACTGGACAACCGGTTTGGCCCGTATGCCGGGATGGTAGACGTGCTCGCTCTCCGCGCACACGTCTACATGTGGCGCATGAACATGAAGACCGGCGAGACCCGCGAAATCCAGCTCGACGATACGGTCAGTGAGTTTCCGGTCATTAACTTAGGGCACACCGGCAAGGCTAGCCGCTATAGCTATCTGGCAACCATCCCCGACACCAGCACCCAGATTTTCGACGGCGTGATGAAGTTTGATTTTGAAACCAAGACCAGTGAGACCTACCGTTTTCCGCTGAATTGCTACGGCTCAGAGCCTGCCTTCGCACCGCGAAAAAATGCTGGCACCGAAGACGACGGCTATGTGGTCAGCATCGTGACCAACACGGTGGATGACACCTCAGCGCTGCTCGTCCTGGATGCCAAAGACATGGCGGCTGGACCGGTGGCCCAAGTGCATCTGCCGCAGCGGGTGCCCCTGGGATTTCACGGCACCTGGGCAAACAGCCACGAGATGGCCGTCAGCTAG
- a CDS encoding acetyl-CoA C-acyltransferase, giving the protein MTRTYIYDALRTPRGKGTAPREGKAGGALASVPPQHLVSQLVDALAERHDKGAMASVAQLLLGCVGQVGSQGGHLALVSRIASSLPETVAPKTLNNYCVSGMTAVIEAALRSRAGDAGLSLAGGVEMLSQVPFQADKAAYYADPATSAQLNWVAPIMGAELIATEEGFTKADLDRLTLRSHQRAAAAWEAGKYDASVIPVRDRDGVTLLAHDELVRPGLSAEQLESMPPAFAELGQAGQDQRVLDHRPNLSAIDHVHSIANCPGMADGAALVLTGSAEAGQSVGLRPRARVLAVAETAGDPVLQFGAGFAAMEQALESAGLELAQLDRIEFMEAFAAVPLRFERRFDVDPERINVNGGHLAMGHPMGATGAILLCTLLNELEQSDTGLGMAVALAGGGIGSAMIIERA; this is encoded by the coding sequence GTGACCCGCACCTATATCTATGACGCTTTGCGTACTCCGCGTGGCAAAGGCACAGCGCCTCGGGAAGGTAAAGCTGGAGGCGCGCTCGCCAGCGTTCCGCCGCAGCATCTCGTCTCGCAGCTGGTCGATGCTCTGGCGGAGCGTCACGACAAAGGCGCTATGGCAAGCGTGGCGCAGCTGCTGTTGGGGTGTGTTGGGCAGGTGGGTTCGCAGGGGGGGCATCTCGCGCTGGTGTCTCGCATTGCCTCGAGCCTGCCTGAGACCGTTGCACCCAAAACCCTCAATAATTACTGCGTTTCCGGCATGACCGCGGTGATTGAAGCGGCGCTCCGGTCGCGAGCCGGCGACGCCGGGCTCAGTCTGGCGGGCGGCGTCGAGATGCTCTCGCAGGTCCCATTTCAGGCGGACAAAGCGGCCTACTATGCCGATCCCGCTACTAGCGCCCAGCTCAATTGGGTGGCGCCAATCATGGGCGCTGAGCTCATCGCCACGGAAGAAGGATTTACAAAAGCGGACCTGGATCGCTTGACGCTTCGATCTCACCAGCGGGCCGCCGCGGCCTGGGAGGCCGGCAAGTATGATGCCAGCGTGATTCCGGTTCGCGACCGTGACGGCGTAACGCTGCTGGCGCACGACGAGCTGGTCCGTCCGGGCCTCAGTGCTGAGCAGCTGGAGTCGATGCCTCCGGCATTCGCCGAGCTTGGCCAGGCGGGGCAGGATCAGCGCGTGCTGGATCATCGGCCGAACCTGTCGGCCATTGACCACGTCCATTCGATTGCCAACTGTCCGGGTATGGCGGACGGTGCCGCACTGGTCCTCACAGGATCCGCCGAAGCCGGGCAGAGCGTGGGCCTGCGCCCAAGGGCGCGGGTGCTGGCGGTCGCAGAGACCGCCGGGGATCCAGTCCTGCAGTTCGGCGCTGGCTTTGCCGCGATGGAGCAGGCGTTGGAGAGTGCGGGGCTCGAGCTGGCGCAGCTCGATCGGATTGAGTTTATGGAAGCGTTTGCCGCGGTGCCACTGCGCTTTGAGCGCCGCTTCGATGTCGATCCTGAGCGGATTAACGTCAACGGTGGGCATCTGGCCATGGGGCACCCGATGGGCGCCACCGGAGCGATCCTACTGTGCACTCTGCTCAACGAACTTGAGCAAAGCGACACCGGTCTGGGCATGGCGGTGGCGCTGGCTGGTGGTGGCATCGGGTCAGCAATGATAATTGAGCGCGCCTGA
- a CDS encoding helix-turn-helix domain-containing protein, which produces MAVAATSAPKESRSIWRALDLLGDWATLLTLEGYWLGARRFSELQTLTGLPKTVLSSRLKTLVGADLLRRHAYSVRPPRSEYRGTKKLMDLFPAALAMFQWEQRWGHKDSKWVITLTHKMCGETMVPLTVCGHCHQDLSARDCAWTAGPSADLIHAGYARRRRRSDQTPVRSGLLDTCFQTIGDRWSGLILHSVFCGINRYDDLLGATRAASNILSDRLKWLCQAKILRRLAYQNAPARFAYRLSDRGRELYPILVALLTWGNRWYPAAEGPPILLSHRTCGEPLKLAFVCSACRQPLALGDIDSQVEARSVSLARVLPASAIT; this is translated from the coding sequence GTGGCGGTTGCGGCAACCTCCGCCCCGAAAGAAAGCCGATCGATTTGGCGCGCCCTGGATCTACTCGGTGATTGGGCAACGCTGCTTACGTTGGAAGGCTACTGGCTCGGGGCGCGTCGCTTTAGCGAGCTTCAGACGCTCACCGGGCTGCCAAAAACCGTTCTCAGCAGCCGGCTGAAAACTCTGGTTGGCGCGGACCTGCTGCGGCGCCACGCGTATTCGGTCCGGCCCCCAAGGAGTGAGTATCGGGGCACCAAAAAGCTGATGGACCTGTTCCCGGCCGCGCTGGCGATGTTCCAGTGGGAGCAGCGCTGGGGTCACAAGGACAGCAAATGGGTGATCACGCTCACGCACAAAATGTGCGGAGAGACGATGGTTCCGTTAACGGTCTGTGGGCATTGCCATCAGGATCTGAGCGCCAGAGACTGTGCGTGGACGGCGGGGCCGAGCGCTGATCTGATCCACGCAGGTTATGCTCGCCGCCGCCGCCGCAGCGACCAGACGCCGGTTCGCAGCGGCCTGCTGGATACCTGCTTCCAGACCATCGGCGACCGTTGGTCGGGCCTGATTCTGCACAGCGTTTTCTGCGGCATCAATCGCTACGACGATCTGCTCGGGGCAACCCGGGCGGCCAGCAACATTCTCTCGGACCGACTGAAGTGGCTCTGCCAGGCGAAGATCCTCCGTCGGCTGGCTTACCAGAACGCACCGGCTCGGTTCGCCTATCGACTTTCCGACAGGGGCCGAGAGCTGTACCCGATACTGGTTGCGCTGCTCACCTGGGGCAACCGCTGGTACCCGGCGGCGGAGGGGCCGCCAATCCTGTTGTCGCATCGGACTTGCGGTGAGCCGCTGAAGCTGGCTTTTGTCTGCTCCGCCTGTCGACAGCCGCTCGCGCTTGGCGACATTGATTCGCAGGTTGAAGCCAGGTCCGTGTCTTTGGCCCGCGTGCTGCCCGCATCGGCCATCACTTAA